The following DNA comes from Longimicrobium sp..
CCGTCCTCCAGGCGCAGGTAGGTGCTCCAGGCGTCGCGCGCGCGGCGCAGGTCGCCCGTATGCGCCGCCGCGAAGCCCAGGTGGTAGTGCACGGGTGCGGAGAGCGGATCCAGCGAGGCCGCGCGGCTGAGGGTCAGCAGCGCCTCCGGCCGGCGCCCCACTCGGCGCTGCGCCCGCGCCAGCAGCGTCCACACCTCCGCCCGCTCGGGGTTTGCGCGCGCCAGGTCCTCCAGTAGGCGCCGGGCCGCATCCGGCTGGCCCTCGTTCAGGAGGCGGTCGGCCTCGCTCATGGCGTCGCGCAGCGGGCGCTCCCACGCCATGACGGCCGGCTCCGCGGGGGCCTCCTCCAGGATGTCCACCACGCCGGTGGAGACGAGGCCCCACACGATCTTGGCCACCTCGAAGTCGCCGCGCCCCAGCGCGCCGGAGATCGTCTTGAGGCTGCGCTGGCCGTCGATCTCGGCGAGCACCTCCCACTCGGCGGGGTGCAGGTCCAGCACGGCATCGTCGCCCGGCTCGTGCACCAGCGCGGGGACGACTTCCATGTGCGGGATCTTGGACTCCAGCGTGCTCCACTCGTCGATCCGCCGCGCCGCCTCCATCAGCAGGGACTCGGTGGGGACGCGGATGGTCACCGGGCCGGGTGACGGGGGCTGGCCTTCCTCGAAGCGGAAGTAGCCGTCCTTCCACTGCATCAGCTCGAAGACGGCTTCCTGGATCTGGAAGCGGAGCTGCCGAGCCACGTCCTGCACCGAGACGACGCCCTCCTCCACCAGGATGGCGCCGAGCGGCTTGCCGGGCACCAGCTCCTGCAGGCGGCGCGCGGCCACCACGTGGCGCTCGGCCACCTTGCCGGCGCGCAGCAGCAGGTGGCCCAGGCGGTCCTGTCCGTCGCCGAGCTGCGCACCGACGACGCCGCCGCGGTCGAAGAGCACGACGGCCGGCTGGTGGCGCGCCTCGTGGCTGACGGTGAGCGTGCCCGTCTTGCGGCTCAGGTCCAGGAGCTGGAAGACGTCGCTGAGCGCGAGCTCGCGGAGAGGTCCTTCGATCGCCATCAGGCGCTCTGGAAGACGGTGACGACGTCGAGCGCCGTGTCGATGTTGCCGCGCGCCGCCTGGGCGAGCGGCGAATCCGGTGCGGCCTCCACGGTGCGCCGCCAGAAGCCGATCGCCTCGCGGAAGCGCCGCTCGGCGGCCGCCAGCGCCCCCAGCCCGAAGAGCGCCTCGGCACGCGCCGGGTCGAACTTGAGGACGCGCGCGAAGGCCTGTCGTGCGTCGTTGGGGCGCTCGTCCTCCATCAGCGCCTGGCCCAGGAGGA
Coding sequences within:
- a CDS encoding DUF4388 domain-containing protein — its product is MAIEGPLRELALSDVFQLLDLSRKTGTLTVSHEARHQPAVVLFDRGGVVGAQLGDGQDRLGHLLLRAGKVAERHVVAARRLQELVPGKPLGAILVEEGVVSVQDVARQLRFQIQEAVFELMQWKDGYFRFEEGQPPSPGPVTIRVPTESLLMEAARRIDEWSTLESKIPHMEVVPALVHEPGDDAVLDLHPAEWEVLAEIDGQRSLKTISGALGRGDFEVAKIVWGLVSTGVVDILEEAPAEPAVMAWERPLRDAMSEADRLLNEGQPDAARRLLEDLARANPERAEVWTLLARAQRRVGRRPEALLTLSRAASLDPLSAPVHYHLGFAAAHTGDLRRARDAWSTYLRLEDGDTARRGQAERARDAADVLLAALDEEAA